A region of Larus michahellis chromosome 15, bLarMic1.1, whole genome shotgun sequence DNA encodes the following proteins:
- the LOC141751777 gene encoding adenylate cyclase type 10-like produces the protein MSWRKRSMSTCATFWRVTGMDPMPWSECQDALRKLVQDPVRHRSKREGAMRPTLLLPSDLNAKDVLRKYIPVAALGKLDAGLPMDLLSELRPVTCIFVQLQLAAGTSSVHLSTVLKEASRVMLEILSPHKGHINKVLLCDKGCTFLCVLGLPGNKLPCESLHALQSALEIFNSCSTMLEERETMSVAVTRGTMFCGVTGHPLRHEYTVLGQKVNLAARMMVHYPGLVSCDAVTYAASRLPASYFKELPEREMKGLRQPGPVYQYVGVTEESIFGVGLTKKRSEYVPLLGRKQETDLFVSCLNAYRDSGQRNILAVEGTMGCGKSHLLAELASLGQDAGHRVVALELLEIDTRQPFSAIRMLMARALGLQDCESRGDRQRVLKTKLQGTIEESSYCLLNDIFGVKFPISDNVREMDETQRRLELHSTRVKVLEKTLTGDFGIFVIDNAHFIDPDSWFIMSPVLQKVSLFMVMSLAPGYEITESFRKAAADNATSQKITYLHLDKLKASVVMQKVCKDLGVVSIPRDLVRFLIRTSSGIPYYCEELLRCLRANDMLQFCTRRQSGKAKDNWESLITSAAEASSLAATWSSEARNDGRVCLLRPGVTLENTALPIPLKEIALTQLDRMQPLTRMVVKFAAIIRPAGTALCNGLFKDLTGQSQSPLALRWREVPTKCHPECCS, from the exons atgagctggcgcaaacgctcaatgagtacctgtgcgacattttggagg gtgacgggcatggatccgatgccttggtccgaatgccaagacgccttacgcaagctcgtacaagacccagtgagacaccgctcaaaaagggaag gtgccatgaggcctactcttctcttgcccagtgacctgaacgccaaggatgtgcttaggaagtacataccagtcgctgctctcgggaag ctcgatgcaggactgcccatggatctcctctctgagctacggccagtcacctgcatctttgtccagctgcagcttgctgcaggtaccagctcggtgcatctcagcaccgtcctcaaggaggccagcagggtgatgctagaaatcctctctcctcacaagggccacatcaacaaagtcctcctgtgtgataaa ggctgcacgttcctctgcgtgctgggactccctggaaacaagctgccctgcgagagccttcacgccctgcagagtgctctggagatcttcaactcgtgctccaccatgctcgaggaaagaga gacaatgtctgtggcagttaccagagggacgatgttctgcggagtcactggccacccgctgagacacgaatacacag tccttggccagaaggtgaacttggctgcccggatgatggtgcactaccctgggctggtgtcctgtgatgcagtgacctacgccgcctcccggctgcccgcttcctacttcaaggagctgccggagagagagatgaaaggcctcaggcagcctggccctgtctatcaatacgtgggggtcaccgaggagag catctttggcgtgggtcttaccaagaagaggtcggagtacgtccccttgctgg gtcggaagcaggagactgacctctttgtcagctgcttgaacgcctatagggattcaggccaaaggaacatcctggcggttgagggcacgatgggctgtggaaagagccacttacttgctgaactggcctctctaggccaggatgctggccacag ggtggttgccctggaactgctggagatcgacacgaggcagcccttctctgccatccgcatgctgatggccagggccctgggcctccaggactgtgaatcgcgcggcgacaggcagcgcgtgctgaagacaaagctgcaagggacaatcgaagagagcagctactgcctcctcaatgacattttcggtgtcaag ttccccatttcggacaatgttcgcgagatggatgaaactcaaagaagactggaattgcactcgactcgggtgaaagtgctggagaag acccttacaggagattttggcatatttgtcatcgacaatgcccatttcatcgaccctgactcctggttcatcatgtcacccgtgctccagaaggtctccctcttcatggtcatgagcttagccccaggctacgagataaccgagagctttcgcaaagccgcagcagacaacgccacgtcccagaaaatcacttatcttcatctggacaagctgaaagcttcagttgtgatgcagaaagtctgcaaggacctcggagtggtcagcatccccagggatctggtgag gttcctgatccgaaccagctcagggatcccatattactgcgaggagctgctgcgctgccttcgtgccaacgacatgctccagttctgcacccggaggcagtctggaaaagcaaaggacaactgggagagcctgatca catctgcagccgaggcttcatccctcgcggcaacctggagctccgaggcgcggaatgacgggagggtctgcctcctcaggccaggcgtgaccctggagaacaccgcgctgcccatccccttgaaag agattgcgctgactcagctggatcggatgcagccgctgacgcggatggttgtgaagtttgcagccatcatcaggccg gcaggcacggcTCTTTGCAATGGGTTGTTCAAAGACCTTACGGGTCAGTCTCAAAGCCCGCTAGCTTTGCGCTGGAGGGAGGTTCCCACCAAGTGCCATCCCGAGTGCTGCTCGTAG